The DNA sequence CACACATTCTGAAAGTAGGAACAATTACTTTGAATGTTTTGGTGGTTGTGAAATTAATCATGTTAAAATAACCTTTCATGGCTCCATAAGGAGAGGATAATAAACAACCCGAACTATAGGTGTGATTTTCTCCGGGTTTTAAAACAGGTTTTTTTCCAATAACACCTTCTCCGTCAACAAATTCAATGTCATTAAGAGAATCGAAAATTTCCCAGTGGCGAGACGTTAACTGAACAGAATCTTTACTGTGATTCTCGATTGTAATTACATAACTAAAGGCAAAGTGAATCTTATAGTTCTTGAAGTAGGTACCTTCAAAACTAGTTAAAACCGATATTTTTATGCCTCGTGTAATCTGAGAAACCATAACTAACGTAGTATATATGTGTGCGTTATACGTGCAAACTTACAAAAAAAATCGTTTGTTTGAAATCCTTTAACAATGTTTTTAATTGGTGATATTGATGGAGTTAGCATTTCCTTTTCCAATTACTCTCTCATAACGATCAGAACTTTGTTTGTAATAGACCAAAATTATGTAATCGTTTTCGGTTTGGTAGAAGTTTCCGTCAATTGCATTTTCATAATTAATATTTCCTTTTCTATCTGCAATTTTATACTCAAAATTGGTAAAACCTTGTTTGATCATGATCGCTTTTTCATATACGCCTTTATCTGTATTGTACTCCATTTTGTATTCGGGAGTCAGACTGTAATTGTTGAACATTCCGGTTACATAAATATCTTCCTGATTCGATCTGAAAGTAGGAGCGGAGAGCGAAAAATAAACCCAGGCATAATCAGCTTCAATTTCGTTGTTTGAGCCGTTTATGTTTTTCACGACAAAGTTCCCGTTTACATCCTGATACAACGTATAAATCTGATTGGCTCGTGCCTGATTGGTGTACAGATAAGAATTGTAAATATCACCGCTGGAACCCACTTTGCCTACGTTATTGTTTGCAGCGCGGATGTCTTTGTTTTCAAAATACAAAAATTCATTTCCAGCCCAGAATTGCGTCTCTTTATCGTATTTGTAAACCAGTTGGTTTCCGAGGGTATACTGTGGGACGATATTTTTAATAGCAGTGCTAAAATCCCCATTTTGCAATAAAAGTACTTTTACATTTTGTAAAGGAGTCTGAAAAACAATATCGTTTGACAGTATGGCAAAATCAAGATTCTGTTTGTAATCGATATTGCTGAGGTTTCGGCTTCTCTTTACCTGAGCTGCTACGGTAGAATGTTCTTCGTACAAAATAAATTTTCTCGAAAAAACAACTTCTCTGTCTTCGTTGAGAATTTTCAGGATATAATTACCTGAGATTCTCAGCTGATTGGTAAATTGATTTGGGAAAGGAAGTTTATAATGCGAATAAACCTGTAGGGTATTGAAAGAATTAGCGTAATTCATAATTCTTTGATTATCAAAGCCTGTAATGTAATCCGTTTTAGGGATATCTGTCGGTTTCCAGTTGTAATCGCAGTGTGTAATGTCAAAATAGTAGTTGGCTTCATTACCAAATAAATCATCAAATTGAAATTCAAAGGTAGAACCCAACTCAAATATTGGAACAACATTGGCACCATTTTGAACAAAAGCAACTGTTTTTATATTGTAAGGTGGTGCAACTTCAGTTTGTACTTCCTGCGCTGTTGCCGAAGTAAAAATAAAAAACAAAAGAAGGTACTGAAATAAAAATTTTGGCATCTTATTAGGTTGTAAGATTGTAAATATAACAATTTTATAGAACGAAAAACAGTCTATTTTATTGGTTATAAAAACAATTCGCTAAGAATTCAAAATAAATTCCAGATTTGCTTCGAGTTCGTCGCTGATAAAACTTTCTTCTAAAAGCGAATCCGATAACAGTTTTTTGTTCTCCTGCAGTTTGATTATTTTTTCTTCTACCGTATTTTTTGAAATAAAGCGAATCACATTTACTTTGTTCAATTGTCCAATTCGGTGTGCTCTTCCCACTCCTTGTTTCTCAGCAAAAGGATTCCACCACGGATCTAAGAACAAAACATACGAAGCTTTGGTAATATTCAGACCAACGCCACCTGCTTTTAGTGAGATAAAAAACAACAAAGGGGTTTCCTTTTCCTGAAAGAGATTTACTTGCTGTTCTCTTTTTTGAGCAGGAGTTTCACCTGTAATTTCACAGAACGCTATTTTGTTTTCCTTACACCAGCTCGTGTAAAAATTTAAATTGGTAACAAACGAGCTGAAAATTATAGTCTTTTGTTTTCCTTTTACTAAGTTTTCTAGATAATTAGTAACCGCGATATATTTTCCTGAATCAATTTCCGATTCCTGATCGATCATTTTAGGATGATTGCTCAGCTGTCTTAATTTCATCAAAGTATTGATAATGCTAATTTTGTCGGGACCCGATCCGTCTGTTTTTAGTAGAAAATTACGCGCTTTTGATTTTTCTTTTTCATACAGTTTTTCCTGTTCAGGATCCATATTGCAATAATAAATCTGCTCGGATAATTCGGGTAAGTCTTTTAAAACCTGCTCTTTGGTTCTTCTTAAAATATACGGCTGAATTAGATTTTTTAATTCAGACAAACTATTTTCGTCCTGTTTTTTCTCAATCGGGATTTTAAAATTTTCTGCGAAAAAAGTATAACTGCCCAGAATATCCGGATTTATAAATTGCATTTGCGACCATAAATCGTCCAGCGAGTTTTCGATTGGCGTACCACTCAAAGCAATTTTATGCCCCGTATTTATTTTATTAATGGCTTTGAAAATCTTAGAATTTTTATTTTTTATGTATTGACTTTCGTCCAAAATCAAATAACGGAAATTGTATTTTTCTAAAATTGAAATATCACGATGAATGATGCTGTAACTCGTAAAAATCAAATCAGAGGTTTCTAATCTGCTCGCAACTAATTTTCTGTCGTTACCGGTATATTGCATTTTCGAAAAATGTGGCGTAAACTTTCCGGCCTCATTGTACCAGTTAAAAACCAAAGAGGAAGGCAAAACAATCAATGCTTTTAAAGGTTCTCTCTCGATAACCGTTTCATTTTGAAACAAATCAAAATTGGTGGTTTTGGTTGTAAAGCCTAACTGTTCCTGTACGGCAACGAGAACGGCAAGTGTTTGTAAAGTCTTACCAAGTCCCATGTCATCGGCCAGACAAGCCCCTAAATTCGAATTAAAATGACCTAATAGCCATTTTACACCCTCAATTTGATACGGTCTTAAAGTGGCTTTTAATAAGTCAGAGGGAACATATTCAGCTTTATAGGCCGGAGTTTCGTCATTTTTTATTTCGGGAATCGCGTTTAAAGCAGCAAAATTACTTTTGCGTAAAAGAAGATTTCCATTTTCTGTTTTGGCTAATTTTGCCAGTGAACTGTATTTGCTGAGCCATTCTAAAGGAATCAGAAAATAGCTGTCGTCAGGCAATAAAAAGAGCCTTTCTTTGCTTTTTATATTGGGAATAATTTCGCTGAAATTGATTGAAAAAGCTCCAATTGTAATTGTTATTTTGATGTCAAACCAATCTTCTTTTGTCTCTTTCGAAAACAAAATATCATGCTGTTGCGTAAAGATTTCTTTGCTTTCCAGTCTCAAATTTTGAATTGTAAAACCCAAACTTTCCAACTCGTCTTTGTGATCAATAACAAATTGGATATTGCTGTAGGGATCAGGAACTTCTGCGTTGGGATTCAATCCAAATAATTCGTTTTTGATTTTTAGTAAGCCAATTTCAAGTAATTTGTCTGTGTATGAAATCTCATCAGCACTTCTTTTAAACTGAATTATCTTGGGTTCGTTGGCAATGCTGAAATCAACAAAAGAATGTGTTTTTTTAGTTTTGCCCGCGTCAAATGAATATCCGTTGTAATCAAAATAAAGGTTGAGGTAATAACAATTTTTAAAGAAATCATAAACAGGCTGAATCGTACAGGAAACAATGGTATCACGATGTTCGATTTCAAAACCGGTGGCTTCAATGTCTATTTTTTTGGCGATTTCAGGAATAAAACTTTTAAAATAATCATCCACTAGTTTGGAAGGTATTTCAATTGCTTTTTTCTTTAAAAAAGGCTGTAGCTTCTTAGTGTTGAGGTCTTTTAATTGCCCTAATTTTTTATCAATAATTAACCAGCCCGGTTCATCTAAAAGAATACTAACTTCATTGTTCATGGGCAGAAATGTAGTTTGATTTTCTTTTAAAGACAGGGTATAGGTGATTCCGTCCGCATGTTTGTCAAATTGAATTTGAGGTTCAAAAGAAAGCACATCGGTAGCCACTCTGGAACGGAAAAAATCTTTTTCGGGTCCTATGTTATGACACAACGGAAACTGTTCCTGTACAATCAAATTGTAGAAAAAACCTAAATTTAATTTTAAATGTTGCCGAATTGCAAAGTCAATTTTGGAATCTTTTTGCAAATCAGCAATTGTTTTAGCCGATTTGATTTTGGCGCTAAATTTCTTGAAGATAAATTCAGGCTTTAAAGAATCACAGATCGTCAGTATCCTTTTTGTATTGGGATTTAGATTTTCAAAGGCAATTCCAAAACCCTCAAGGACACCGGTAGTGGCTTTTTTGTCTAAATATTTAATGTCATTGGTGTTCTCAACGATATACGCGGTTGGGATATAGGCATTCAGATTTTTTTCAAAACTGATGTCAAAACAAAACTGAAATGATTTTGAAAGTTCCAAGATTGGGAATTTGGTTTGGTTTGATTTGGGAAGCTACGTGAATTTAAAAAGTAGAAAACTATATACTAATTTGAAAATAAAAAGGTTGTTTTCAAATTAGTATATAGTTTTAAAATGAACTTATATCACTTATATGGTTAAAAAAATTAGTTGTCCTGCTTGAAGCAAAGCGGAATAATTTCCCCTTTTGCCAAACAGTATTTTTCCACCAATTCAGGAGCAATTTTATTTGTATAGTCTTCTTCGATTACGATAAAACCGATACTTCTTAATTTATCAAAATAATCACGACCATAAACACGAACGTGATCGTATTGTCCGAATATTTTAGCACGCTCTTTTTGATCGGTAATAGAATCATCGGCAAAAGTAACTGCTCTCGATAAATCCTGAGGAATCTGAAGAATGGCCATTCCGCCTGGTTTTAATACGCGGTATAATTCCTGCATCGCTTTCGTATCATCCGGAATATGTTCTAAAACGTGATTGCATAAAATCACATCATATTCGTTGTCTTTAAAAGGTAAATTGCAAATATCTGCCTTTACATCTGCCAAAGGCGAAAGTAAATCAGTTGTAGTATAATCAAGGTTTTTTTGCTTGCGGAATCTCTTATAAAAAGCCTGTTCCGGAGCAAAATGCAATACTTTCTTCGGTGCTGTAAAAAAATCAGTCTGATCGTTTAAATACAACCAAAGTAAGCGGTGTCTCTCTAATGAAAGCGTACTCGGCGAAAGCACATTGTTACGTTGTTTGCCATATCCGTAAGGC is a window from the Flavobacterium cupriresistens genome containing:
- a CDS encoding class I SAM-dependent methyltransferase, which encodes MKKLFKLVLNTIPRPLLIRLSYVARPILALSLKGSKYTDPIDGRSFRSFLPYGYGKQRNNVLSPSTLSLERHRLLWLYLNDQTDFFTAPKKVLHFAPEQAFYKRFRKQKNLDYTTTDLLSPLADVKADICNLPFKDNEYDVILCNHVLEHIPDDTKAMQELYRVLKPGGMAILQIPQDLSRAVTFADDSITDQKERAKIFGQYDHVRVYGRDYFDKLRSIGFIVIEEDYTNKIAPELVEKYCLAKGEIIPLCFKQDN
- a CDS encoding DUF5103 domain-containing protein; the encoded protein is MPKFLFQYLLLFFIFTSATAQEVQTEVAPPYNIKTVAFVQNGANVVPIFELGSTFEFQFDDLFGNEANYYFDITHCDYNWKPTDIPKTDYITGFDNQRIMNYANSFNTLQVYSHYKLPFPNQFTNQLRISGNYILKILNEDREVVFSRKFILYEEHSTVAAQVKRSRNLSNIDYKQNLDFAILSNDIVFQTPLQNVKVLLLQNGDFSTAIKNIVPQYTLGNQLVYKYDKETQFWAGNEFLYFENKDIRAANNNVGKVGSSGDIYNSYLYTNQARANQIYTLYQDVNGNFVVKNINGSNNEIEADYAWVYFSLSAPTFRSNQEDIYVTGMFNNYSLTPEYKMEYNTDKGVYEKAIMIKQGFTNFEYKIADRKGNINYENAIDGNFYQTENDYIILVYYKQSSDRYERVIGKGNANSINITN
- a CDS encoding DEAD/DEAH box helicase, with the protein product MELSKSFQFCFDISFEKNLNAYIPTAYIVENTNDIKYLDKKATTGVLEGFGIAFENLNPNTKRILTICDSLKPEFIFKKFSAKIKSAKTIADLQKDSKIDFAIRQHLKLNLGFFYNLIVQEQFPLCHNIGPEKDFFRSRVATDVLSFEPQIQFDKHADGITYTLSLKENQTTFLPMNNEVSILLDEPGWLIIDKKLGQLKDLNTKKLQPFLKKKAIEIPSKLVDDYFKSFIPEIAKKIDIEATGFEIEHRDTIVSCTIQPVYDFFKNCYYLNLYFDYNGYSFDAGKTKKTHSFVDFSIANEPKIIQFKRSADEISYTDKLLEIGLLKIKNELFGLNPNAEVPDPYSNIQFVIDHKDELESLGFTIQNLRLESKEIFTQQHDILFSKETKEDWFDIKITITIGAFSINFSEIIPNIKSKERLFLLPDDSYFLIPLEWLSKYSSLAKLAKTENGNLLLRKSNFAALNAIPEIKNDETPAYKAEYVPSDLLKATLRPYQIEGVKWLLGHFNSNLGACLADDMGLGKTLQTLAVLVAVQEQLGFTTKTTNFDLFQNETVIEREPLKALIVLPSSLVFNWYNEAGKFTPHFSKMQYTGNDRKLVASRLETSDLIFTSYSIIHRDISILEKYNFRYLILDESQYIKNKNSKIFKAINKINTGHKIALSGTPIENSLDDLWSQMQFINPDILGSYTFFAENFKIPIEKKQDENSLSELKNLIQPYILRRTKEQVLKDLPELSEQIYYCNMDPEQEKLYEKEKSKARNFLLKTDGSGPDKISIINTLMKLRQLSNHPKMIDQESEIDSGKYIAVTNYLENLVKGKQKTIIFSSFVTNLNFYTSWCKENKIAFCEITGETPAQKREQQVNLFQEKETPLLFFISLKAGGVGLNITKASYVLFLDPWWNPFAEKQGVGRAHRIGQLNKVNVIRFISKNTVEEKIIKLQENKKLLSDSLLEESFISDELEANLEFILNS
- the apaG gene encoding Co2+/Mg2+ efflux protein ApaG; its protein translation is MVSQITRGIKISVLTSFEGTYFKNYKIHFAFSYVITIENHSKDSVQLTSRHWEIFDSLNDIEFVDGEGVIGKKPVLKPGENHTYSSGCLLSSPYGAMKGYFNMINFTTTKTFKVIVPTFRMCAPFALN